A region of Sulfuricella denitrificans skB26 DNA encodes the following proteins:
- a CDS encoding UDP-glucose dehydrogenase family protein encodes MKVSVIGTGYVGLVTGTCLAEVGNDVLCLDVDVNKINILKQGGIPIYEPGLEDMVKRNVAAGRLRFTTDVAESAKHGAIQFIAVGTPPDEDGSADLQYVVAAARAIGQNMQEYKVIVDKSTVPVGTADKVRAAVQEELSKRGTQLEFSIASNPEFLKEGAAVEDFMRPDRIVLGAEDARAVELMRSLYAPFNRNHDRLIVMDIKSAELTKYAANAMLATRISFMNELALLAEKMGADIENVRHGIGSDPRIGYHFLYAGCGYGGSCFPKDVQAMQRTAKEYGSELRILNAVEVANERQKEVLLDKITARFGTDLSGKNIAIWGLAFKPNTDDMRDAPSRVLIKGLWERGATVTAYDPVAMHEATRIFGNDPRLKLVDTPMAALEGADALAIVTEWQVFRAPDFVALKAQLKNPVIFDGRNLYDPKDVRAAGIEYFAIGRL; translated from the coding sequence ATGAAAGTTAGCGTGATCGGCACCGGCTATGTCGGCCTGGTGACAGGCACCTGCCTGGCGGAAGTGGGCAACGATGTATTGTGCCTGGACGTGGATGTGAACAAGATCAACATCCTCAAGCAGGGCGGCATCCCGATTTACGAGCCGGGCCTGGAAGACATGGTCAAGCGCAACGTGGCCGCAGGCCGGCTGCGCTTCACCACCGACGTGGCCGAGAGCGCAAAGCACGGTGCGATTCAGTTCATCGCCGTGGGCACGCCGCCGGACGAAGACGGCTCCGCCGACCTGCAGTACGTGGTTGCCGCGGCGCGTGCCATCGGCCAGAACATGCAGGAATACAAGGTGATCGTGGACAAGTCCACAGTGCCGGTAGGCACCGCCGACAAAGTCCGTGCCGCAGTCCAGGAAGAGCTGAGCAAGCGCGGTACCCAGCTCGAGTTCAGCATCGCTTCCAACCCGGAATTCCTCAAGGAAGGCGCGGCGGTGGAAGACTTCATGCGTCCCGACCGTATCGTGCTCGGTGCCGAGGACGCCCGTGCCGTGGAACTGATGCGCTCGCTGTATGCACCCTTCAACCGCAACCACGACCGCCTGATCGTGATGGACATCAAGTCCGCCGAACTCACCAAGTATGCTGCCAACGCCATGCTCGCCACCCGCATCTCGTTCATGAACGAACTGGCCTTACTGGCCGAGAAAATGGGTGCGGACATCGAGAACGTGCGCCACGGCATCGGTTCCGATCCGCGCATCGGCTACCATTTTCTCTATGCCGGCTGCGGCTATGGTGGTTCCTGCTTCCCCAAGGACGTGCAAGCAATGCAGCGCACCGCCAAGGAATATGGCAGCGAGCTGCGCATCCTGAATGCCGTGGAAGTGGCGAACGAGCGCCAGAAGGAAGTGCTGCTCGACAAGATCACCGCCAGATTCGGCACCGATCTCAGCGGCAAGAACATCGCTATCTGGGGCCTCGCATTCAAGCCTAACACCGATGATATGCGCGATGCCCCCAGTCGTGTGCTGATCAAGGGGCTGTGGGAGCGCGGTGCCACCGTGACCGCGTACGACCCGGTAGCGATGCATGAGGCCACGCGAATCTTTGGCAACGATCCTCGTTTGAAACTGGTGGACACACCGATGGCGGCACTGGAGGGTGCGGATGCCCTGGCTATTGTCACTGAGTGGCAAGTGTTCCGTGCGCCGGATTTCGTCGCGCTTAAAGCCCAGCTCAAGAACCCGGTGATCTTCGACGGCCGCAACCTGTACGATCCGAAGGATGTGCGTGCGGCGGGGATTGAGTATTTCGCTATCGGAAGGTTGTAA
- a CDS encoding LapA family protein — translation MRYLSWLFGFALFLLALGFAVKNSDTVVVNYYLGYQWQAPMVLVLLVFLIAGVAIGVAASLGFIFRQRREIFFLKREMRARAQAVKSDE, via the coding sequence ATGCGCTACTTGTCCTGGTTGTTTGGTTTCGCTCTGTTCCTGCTGGCCTTGGGTTTTGCAGTGAAGAACAGCGACACCGTTGTGGTCAATTATTATTTGGGGTACCAGTGGCAGGCGCCGATGGTTTTGGTGCTGCTGGTATTTCTCATTGCCGGTGTTGCGATTGGTGTGGCGGCCAGTCTGGGCTTTATATTCAGGCAGCGACGCGAGATTTTTTTCCTGAAGCGGGAAATGCGGGCCAGGGCGCAGGCGGTCAAGAGTGATGAGTAA
- the pyrF gene encoding orotidine-5'-phosphate decarboxylase — translation MSNPQIIVALDFAVQKDALALVDRLDPKLCRLKVGKEMFTANGPVLVETLIQRGFEVFLDLKFHDIPNTVASACKAAAQLGVWMVNVHALGGRRMMEAARESLESVTSRPKLIAVTVLTSMGQADLNELGIPGEPRDTVLRLAKLAQASGLDGVVCSAQEAQVLRQELGADFCLVTPGIRPANAAQDDQVRIVTPAEAIRLGSDYLVIGRPITKAADPLQVLQQINFELSGEKQ, via the coding sequence ATGAGCAATCCCCAAATCATTGTCGCTCTCGATTTCGCAGTGCAGAAGGACGCACTTGCGCTGGTAGACAGGCTCGATCCCAAGCTGTGCCGGCTCAAGGTCGGCAAGGAAATGTTCACAGCCAACGGCCCGGTGCTGGTGGAGACGCTTATTCAGCGTGGATTCGAGGTATTCCTGGACTTGAAATTCCACGACATCCCCAACACCGTGGCAAGCGCCTGCAAAGCAGCAGCCCAGTTGGGCGTGTGGATGGTGAATGTCCATGCGCTGGGCGGACGTCGCATGATGGAAGCGGCGCGCGAATCGTTGGAGAGTGTGACCTCGCGGCCCAAGCTGATCGCGGTGACCGTGCTGACCAGCATGGGCCAGGCGGATTTGAATGAACTGGGCATACCCGGCGAACCGCGAGATACCGTGCTGCGGTTGGCGAAGCTGGCGCAGGCCAGCGGTCTGGATGGGGTAGTGTGCTCCGCGCAGGAGGCACAAGTGCTACGGCAAGAACTGGGGGCGGATTTCTGTCTGGTTACGCCCGGAATCCGCCCGGCGAACGCCGCTCAGGACGACCAGGTGCGCATCGTCACGCCCGCCGAGGCAATCCGCCTTGGCTCGGATTATCTGGTGATCGGTCGGCCCATAACCAAGGCGGCAGATCCCCTGCAGGTTCTACAGCAAATCAATTTTGAACTTAGTGGAGAAAAGCAATGA
- a CDS encoding integration host factor subunit beta produces the protein MTKSELISKLAMRYPQLVTKDAELAVKTILDAMGDSLSQGERIEIRGFGSFSLNYRPPRVGRNPKTGGKVSVPEKYVPHFKAGKELRERVDAN, from the coding sequence ATGACAAAATCGGAGCTGATTTCGAAGCTGGCGATGCGTTACCCGCAACTGGTAACTAAAGACGCAGAACTGGCAGTGAAGACGATCCTCGACGCAATGGGTGATAGTTTGTCCCAGGGCGAACGGATCGAGATTCGGGGATTCGGCAGTTTTAGCCTGAATTACCGGCCCCCCAGAGTGGGTCGCAATCCCAAAACCGGCGGCAAGGTGAGCGTGCCTGAAAAGTACGTGCCACACTTTAAAGCCGGAAAGGAATTGCGCGAGCGGGTTGATGCCAATTAA
- the lapB gene encoding lipopolysaccharide assembly protein LapB — MEFEYWWLLTFPLFFSLGWMAARIDIKHVLSESRRLPASYFQGLNFLLNEQTDKAIEAFIEIAKADNETVELQFALGSLFRRRGEVERAIRMHQSLLERSDLEEEKKLTAMNELGQDYLKAGLLDRAEQVFSELQQTRYSSGALKYLLEIYVLEKDWLKAVEAAHRLGEISSRSYQVEIAHFFCELAASEIAHSDHAAARQHLDEALRVNRDSVRANILHGDIEVAEGRHDAAIQCWKRVETQNPAHLALVAERLLASHRTLDRFAEGMDLLRGYLARYGSLDMLNVIFQAVLETEGPQVAYQLARDELRRNPSMRGLDRLLEAQLMEAPAERRQDLQLVHNLIHQHSAGLALYRCENCGFRARQYFWHCPACGKWETYPPRRSEETEVLVKASMQDLM; from the coding sequence ATGGAATTCGAATACTGGTGGCTCCTGACTTTCCCGTTGTTTTTCAGCCTGGGCTGGATGGCGGCGCGGATCGATATCAAGCATGTCCTGTCGGAATCGCGCAGGCTGCCCGCTTCCTATTTTCAGGGGTTGAACTTCCTTCTCAACGAGCAGACCGACAAGGCGATCGAGGCTTTCATCGAAATCGCTAAGGCCGATAATGAGACGGTCGAATTGCAATTTGCTCTCGGCAGCTTATTCCGCCGACGAGGTGAGGTGGAGCGGGCCATTCGCATGCACCAGAGCCTGCTGGAGCGTAGCGACCTGGAAGAAGAAAAGAAGCTGACCGCGATGAACGAACTGGGTCAGGATTACCTGAAAGCAGGCTTGCTGGATCGTGCGGAGCAGGTTTTCAGCGAGTTGCAGCAAACCCGCTATTCCAGCGGAGCACTGAAATACCTGCTGGAAATCTATGTGCTGGAAAAGGATTGGCTTAAGGCGGTCGAGGCGGCGCACAGGCTGGGCGAAATTTCGAGCCGTTCCTACCAGGTCGAGATTGCCCATTTTTTCTGCGAGCTGGCGGCCAGCGAGATTGCCCATTCCGACCATGCAGCGGCACGACAACATCTGGATGAAGCACTGCGGGTGAATCGCGACAGCGTGCGCGCCAATATACTGCATGGCGACATTGAAGTCGCTGAAGGGCGGCACGATGCCGCGATTCAGTGCTGGAAGCGAGTTGAAACGCAAAACCCGGCTCACCTTGCTCTGGTGGCGGAGCGCCTCCTGGCGAGCCATCGCACACTCGACCGGTTTGCCGAAGGCATGGATCTGCTGCGTGGTTATCTGGCGCGCTATGGTTCATTGGATATGCTGAACGTGATCTTCCAGGCAGTACTAGAGACCGAGGGGCCACAGGTTGCCTACCAGCTGGCGCGCGATGAATTGCGACGTAATCCCAGCATGCGTGGCCTCGACCGACTGCTGGAGGCGCAATTGATGGAGGCTCCCGCCGAGCGCAGGCAGGATCTACAGCTGGTGCATAATTTAATCCATCAGCATTCCGCCGGACTGGCGTTGTATCGCTGCGAGAACTGCGGATTCAGGGCGCGCCAGTATTTCTGGCATTGCCCCGCCTGCGGCAAGTGGGAAACTTATCCGCCGCGCCGCAGCGAGGAAACCGAAGTGCTGGTCAAAGCCAGTATGCAGGATTTAATGTAA
- the aroF gene encoding 3-deoxy-7-phosphoheptulonate synthase translates to MIIVMNSGATEQQIEGVVNKIKEAGLDANISRGTERTVIGAIGDERKLEQEYFEALPGVEQAMHIVKPYKIVGREWHKQDSVVNIKGIPLGGNQIQIIAGPCSVETPEQMALAAQEVHAAGCRLMRGGAFKPRTSPYAFQGHGVEGLKMFRTAAEKYNLPIVTELMDARQLETFMEYDVDVIQIGTRSMQNFDLLKEVGKVNKPVILKRGMSATISEWLMAAEYIAAGGNHNIIFCERGIRTYETYYRNVLDVTAIPVLKKETHLPVIVDPSHAGGKAWMVPALSRAAIAAGADGLLVEMHPNPCEAWCDADQALTPQELKDLMVSLGAIAGAIGRTI, encoded by the coding sequence ATGATCATCGTAATGAACAGTGGTGCGACCGAGCAACAGATAGAAGGCGTCGTCAATAAAATCAAGGAAGCTGGCCTGGACGCCAATATTTCTCGTGGCACCGAGCGCACCGTGATTGGCGCCATCGGCGACGAGCGCAAGCTGGAACAGGAGTATTTCGAAGCCCTGCCGGGCGTCGAGCAAGCCATGCACATCGTCAAGCCCTACAAAATCGTCGGGCGTGAATGGCACAAGCAGGACAGCGTGGTCAACATCAAAGGTATTCCGCTGGGCGGAAATCAGATACAGATCATCGCCGGTCCGTGTTCGGTGGAAACTCCGGAGCAGATGGCTTTGGCGGCTCAGGAAGTGCATGCCGCAGGTTGCCGCTTGATGCGCGGCGGTGCTTTCAAGCCGCGTACCAGCCCTTATGCTTTTCAGGGCCATGGAGTGGAAGGCCTGAAGATGTTCCGCACAGCAGCCGAAAAATACAACCTGCCTATCGTCACCGAGCTGATGGATGCGCGCCAGCTTGAGACCTTCATGGAATACGACGTGGACGTGATCCAGATCGGCACACGCAGCATGCAGAATTTCGACCTGCTCAAAGAAGTTGGCAAGGTCAACAAGCCGGTGATCCTCAAGCGCGGCATGTCGGCAACCATTTCCGAATGGCTGATGGCAGCAGAATATATTGCCGCCGGCGGCAACCACAACATCATCTTCTGCGAACGTGGCATCCGCACCTACGAAACCTACTATCGCAACGTGCTGGACGTGACTGCCATTCCGGTGCTGAAAAAGGAAACCCACCTTCCGGTGATCGTTGATCCATCCCACGCGGGGGGCAAGGCGTGGATGGTGCCGGCACTGTCGCGTGCGGCAATCGCCGCCGGTGCTGACGGTCTGCTGGTGGAAATGCACCCTAACCCCTGCGAAGCCTGGTGCGACGCGGATCAGGCGCTTACCCCGCAGGAACTGAAAGACTTGATGGTCAGTTTGGGCGCGATTGCCGGAGCGATCGGACGGACGATCTAG
- the cmk gene encoding (d)CMP kinase — protein sequence MNNPLPEIPIIAIDGPSASGKGTVAQLVAQELGYYYLDSGALYRLLALAAVGRGVPFDDEEGLARLAEGLTIRFEGGEVWLDGEQVGDAIRTEECGNGASRIAAYPRVRAALLDLQRAFLQAPGLVADGRDMGSVVFPGAMLKIFLTASAEVRADRRYKQLMGKGMHANIKQILHDIRQRDERDSARSVAPLQKCADASLLDTSSMTIVEAVDEVLAWFQQVCVR from the coding sequence ATGAACAACCCTTTACCAGAAATCCCGATTATCGCCATCGATGGTCCTTCCGCATCCGGTAAAGGGACGGTGGCACAACTCGTCGCTCAGGAGTTGGGCTATTACTATCTCGACAGCGGCGCCTTGTACCGGTTGCTTGCACTGGCGGCAGTGGGGCGCGGCGTGCCGTTCGACGACGAGGAGGGCTTGGCGCGCTTGGCGGAAGGACTGACCATTCGCTTCGAGGGTGGCGAAGTGTGGCTGGATGGAGAGCAGGTGGGGGATGCGATTCGCACCGAAGAATGTGGCAACGGCGCCTCGCGTATCGCTGCCTATCCCCGTGTACGTGCGGCGTTGCTTGATTTGCAGCGCGCCTTCCTCCAGGCTCCAGGGTTGGTTGCTGACGGTCGCGACATGGGATCGGTGGTGTTCCCTGGCGCGATGCTCAAAATATTTCTGACCGCCAGCGCGGAGGTGCGGGCCGATCGACGGTATAAACAGTTGATGGGTAAAGGAATGCATGCTAATATTAAACAGATTTTGCATGACATCAGGCAACGCGATGAGCGCGACAGTGCGCGGAGCGTGGCCCCATTGCAAAAATGTGCGGATGCCAGTCTGCTGGATACCAGTTCCATGACCATTGTCGAAGCGGTGGACGAGGTGCTGGCTTGGTTCCAGCAGGTTTGTGTCCGATAG
- the hisC gene encoding histidinol-phosphate transaminase, giving the protein MDLSELAPGYIRAIAPYQTGKPIAEVAREMGLPESDIVKLASNENPLGASPRVLAAIENVIMELARYPDGNGFTLKTALAARHGVGLEQIVLGNGSNDVLELAARAFLMPQTSAVYSQHAFAVYPLATQVVGARGIEAPAKDFGHDPEALLAAIADDTRILFIANPNNPTGTLLDPVQLLGLIERVPENVLVVLDEAYTEYLPEEMKSDSVGWLKRFQNLIVTRTFSKAYGLAGLRVGYALASAQVASMMNRVRQPFNVNSLAQAAAVMAMQDEAFLDECLAINRAGMVQLTDGFKRLGLTYIPSYGNFVAVRVGDAAAINLSLLKQGVIVRPVANYGLPEHLRVSVGLEGENKVFLQALERALKEIKK; this is encoded by the coding sequence ATGGATTTGAGCGAATTAGCACCGGGTTACATCCGCGCCATTGCACCGTACCAGACGGGCAAGCCGATTGCCGAAGTGGCCCGGGAAATGGGCCTGCCGGAAAGCGATATCGTCAAGCTGGCTTCCAACGAGAACCCGCTCGGCGCCAGCCCGCGCGTGCTGGCAGCGATCGAGAACGTGATCATGGAACTCGCACGCTATCCGGATGGCAACGGCTTTACGCTGAAAACCGCACTGGCGGCAAGGCACGGCGTCGGACTTGAGCAGATCGTCCTGGGCAACGGTTCCAACGATGTGCTGGAGTTGGCGGCGCGCGCCTTTCTGATGCCTCAGACCTCTGCGGTTTATAGTCAGCATGCTTTCGCCGTTTACCCGCTGGCGACCCAGGTGGTCGGTGCACGTGGCATCGAGGCGCCAGCGAAGGATTTTGGCCATGACCCCGAGGCGCTGCTGGCAGCTATTGCAGATGATACCCGCATCCTGTTTATCGCCAATCCCAACAACCCTACAGGCACGCTGCTGGATCCCGTTCAACTGCTGGGTCTGATCGAGCGCGTGCCGGAGAATGTGCTGGTGGTGCTGGATGAGGCTTATACTGAATATCTGCCCGAGGAGATGAAAAGCGACAGTGTCGGTTGGCTGAAACGCTTTCAGAATCTGATTGTCACACGCACCTTCTCCAAGGCTTACGGTCTGGCAGGCCTGCGCGTGGGCTATGCGCTGGCGAGCGCGCAGGTGGCGAGCATGATGAACCGGGTGCGGCAGCCGTTCAACGTCAACAGTCTGGCTCAGGCGGCGGCGGTGATGGCGATGCAGGACGAGGCTTTTCTCGACGAATGTCTGGCAATCAACCGCGCCGGCATGGTGCAGCTGACAGACGGCTTCAAGCGCCTGGGGCTGACTTACATTCCTTCCTACGGCAACTTCGTCGCAGTGCGAGTGGGCGATGCCGCCGCTATCAATCTCAGTCTGCTGAAGCAGGGCGTGATTGTGAGGCCGGTCGCTAATTATGGGTTGCCTGAACACCTGCGCGTCAGCGTCGGGTTGGAAGGGGAAAACAAGGTATTTTTGCAGGCCCTGGAACGGGCACTTAAGGAGATTAAAAAATGA
- the rpsA gene encoding 30S ribosomal protein S1 encodes MTTASPSVAPSTESFASLFEESLSHQEMRAGEVITAEVVRVDNDSVVVNAGLKSESVIDANEFKNDKGEIEVKPGDFVKVAIEMLEDGYGSTKLSREKAKRVAAWLDLEAAMEEGTLVSGMVNGKVKGGLTVMVNGIRAFLPGSLVDIRPVKDTTPYENKEMEFKVIKLDRKRNNVVVSRKAVLEQSLGAERQALLGNLKEGMVVKGIVKNITDYGAFVDLGGVDGLLHITDLAWRRVKHPSEVLAVGDEVEAVVLKFDQEKNRVSLGVKQLGDDPWVNLSRRYPQSTRMFGKVTNLTDYGAFVEIEQGIEGLVHVSEMDWTNKNVHPGKVVQLGDEVEVMILEIDEERRRISLGMKQCKSNPWDDFAVTHQKGNKVSGQIKSITDFGVFIGLPGGIDGLVHLSDLSWNMPGEEAVRNYKKGDEVEAMVLAIDAERERISLGIKQMEGDPFTNYVAMNDKNSIVKGIVKSADAKGAVITLDGEVEGYLRASEVSRDRVEDIRTHLKEGDEVEAKIINIDRKNRNINLSIKAKDMADEADVMQKMSASDTGAAGTTNLGALLKAKMDTKQTGQ; translated from the coding sequence ATGACTACTGCTTCCCCTTCTGTTGCACCATCCACTGAAAGTTTCGCCTCTCTGTTTGAAGAGAGCTTGTCCCACCAGGAAATGCGCGCCGGCGAGGTGATTACCGCCGAGGTCGTGCGTGTCGATAACGACAGCGTGGTGGTTAATGCCGGCCTGAAATCCGAAAGCGTCATTGACGCCAACGAATTCAAGAACGACAAAGGCGAAATCGAAGTGAAGCCGGGCGATTTCGTCAAGGTTGCGATCGAAATGCTGGAGGATGGCTACGGTTCGACCAAGTTGTCGCGCGAGAAAGCCAAACGCGTCGCCGCATGGCTGGATCTGGAAGCCGCCATGGAAGAGGGTACGCTGGTTAGTGGTATGGTCAATGGCAAGGTCAAGGGCGGCCTGACCGTGATGGTCAATGGTATTCGTGCCTTCCTGCCGGGTTCGCTGGTGGATATTCGTCCGGTCAAGGACACTACTCCCTACGAAAACAAGGAAATGGAATTCAAGGTTATCAAGCTGGACCGCAAGCGTAACAACGTTGTGGTTTCGCGCAAGGCCGTGCTGGAGCAGAGCCTGGGCGCCGAGCGTCAGGCACTGCTGGGCAACTTGAAAGAAGGTATGGTCGTCAAGGGTATCGTCAAGAACATCACCGACTACGGCGCGTTCGTGGATCTGGGTGGTGTTGACGGTCTGCTGCATATTACCGATCTGGCCTGGCGCCGTGTCAAACATCCATCCGAAGTGCTGGCTGTGGGTGATGAAGTCGAAGCCGTGGTGCTCAAATTTGATCAAGAGAAGAACCGTGTTTCTCTGGGCGTCAAACAACTGGGCGACGATCCATGGGTCAACCTGTCCCGTCGCTACCCGCAAAGCACCCGCATGTTCGGCAAGGTCACCAACCTGACCGACTATGGTGCATTCGTCGAGATCGAGCAGGGTATCGAAGGTCTGGTGCACGTCTCCGAAATGGACTGGACCAACAAGAACGTGCATCCGGGTAAAGTGGTGCAGTTGGGTGACGAAGTCGAAGTCATGATTCTGGAAATCGACGAAGAACGTCGTCGTATCTCCCTCGGCATGAAACAGTGTAAATCCAATCCATGGGATGATTTTGCTGTGACCCACCAGAAGGGCAATAAAGTTTCCGGCCAGATCAAGTCCATCACCGACTTCGGCGTGTTCATCGGCCTGCCTGGCGGTATCGACGGCCTGGTGCACCTGTCCGACCTGTCCTGGAATATGCCCGGCGAAGAAGCAGTGCGCAACTACAAGAAGGGTGACGAAGTCGAAGCCATGGTGCTGGCGATTGACGCCGAGCGTGAGCGTATCTCCTTGGGCATCAAGCAGATGGAAGGTGATCCGTTCACCAACTATGTTGCCATGAATGACAAAAACAGCATCGTCAAGGGTATTGTCAAATCGGCAGATGCTAAGGGTGCAGTCATCACTCTCGACGGCGAAGTGGAGGGCTACCTGCGTGCTTCCGAAGTGTCTCGTGACCGTGTCGAAGACATTCGCACTCACCTGAAAGAAGGCGACGAAGTTGAAGCCAAAATCATCAATATCGATCGCAAGAACCGCAATATCAACCTGTCCATCAAGGCCAAGGATATGGCGGACGAGGCAGATGTGATGCAGAAGATGTCGGCTAGCGATACTGGTGCTGCTGGCACCACCAACCTTGGGGCGTTGTTGAAGGCCAAGATGGATACGAAGCAAACTGGCCAATAA
- a CDS encoding prephenate dehydrogenase, with amino-acid sequence MDFQLNKLVIFGVGLIGGSFALALREAGAVKEIVGVGRTAGNLAEALRLGVIDRVAVDAASAVQDADLVMLAVLVGQMAAVMASISPHLSAQTVVTDAGSTKCDVVALAQQHLSGHLARFVPAHPIAGAERSGAAAASAGLYRGRNVVITPMSEINPSAVRMVRVLWEACGATVREMTPQAHDEVFAAVSHLPHLLAFALVEDIASRSNSEELFSYAAGGFRDFTRIAGSSPEMWRDICLANRAALLKELEIYQAQLDRLHVMLEQADGAALEQVFNHASQARNAWASQKTD; translated from the coding sequence ATGGATTTCCAACTTAATAAACTCGTTATTTTTGGCGTCGGACTGATCGGCGGATCCTTCGCACTGGCCTTGCGCGAGGCTGGAGCGGTGAAGGAAATCGTCGGTGTTGGACGTACTGCGGGAAATCTGGCGGAGGCACTGCGACTTGGAGTGATCGACCGGGTTGCGGTTGACGCTGCCAGCGCGGTGCAAGATGCAGATCTGGTGATGCTGGCCGTCCTGGTCGGGCAGATGGCTGCGGTGATGGCATCGATTTCGCCGCATCTGTCGGCGCAGACCGTCGTTACCGATGCCGGCAGTACCAAATGCGATGTGGTGGCGCTGGCGCAGCAGCATCTGTCGGGCCACTTGGCGCGCTTCGTGCCGGCGCATCCGATCGCCGGTGCCGAAAGGAGTGGTGCGGCTGCCGCCAGTGCTGGGCTGTACCGGGGCCGCAACGTGGTAATCACGCCCATGTCCGAGATCAACCCTTCGGCCGTGCGCATGGTGCGTGTCCTATGGGAGGCCTGCGGGGCGACGGTCAGGGAAATGACGCCGCAGGCCCACGACGAGGTCTTCGCCGCGGTTTCCCATCTACCGCACCTGCTGGCGTTTGCCCTGGTCGAAGACATCGCCTCGCGCAGCAACAGTGAGGAGTTGTTCAGCTATGCCGCCGGTGGTTTTCGCGATTTCACCCGGATCGCCGGCAGTTCGCCGGAAATGTGGCGCGACATCTGCCTGGCGAATCGTGCTGCGCTGCTCAAGGAACTTGAAATTTACCAGGCGCAGCTTGATCGTCTGCATGTCATGCTGGAGCAAGCCGACGGGGCAGCGCTGGAGCAGGTTTTTAACCACGCCAGCCAGGCAAGAAACGCCTGGGCTTCGCAAAAAACTGATTGA
- the aroA gene encoding 3-phosphoshikimate 1-carboxyvinyltransferase encodes MDYLDLSPIPRVSGTILLPGSKSISNRTLLLAALAEGVTEVKALLASDDTQHMLGALKQLGVNWTQHGDSRNYRVEGVGGEFPVKLADLFLGNAGTAFRPLTAALALSHGEYRLSGVPRMHERPIGDLVDALRQLGADIAYIGNDGYPPLAIKPAAIQAGRVSVRGNVSSQFLTALLMAAPLARQDVTIEVVGELISKPYIEITLNLMSRFGVEVERQGWQAFTIHAGQTYRSPGMIHVEGDASSASYFLAAGAIGGGPVRVEGVGKVSIQGDVRFAEALAQMGAEVSMGDNWIEARAPKGGKLKALDLDCNHIPDAAMTLAIAALFADGTTTLRNIASWRVKETDRIAAMATELRKVGAIVEEGPDYICVTPPDASRLTSHASIDTYDDHRMAMCFSLVALGGVPVRINEPKCVAKTFPDYFERLSSIAKTA; translated from the coding sequence ATGGACTATCTCGATCTTTCTCCCATTCCCCGTGTCAGCGGCACCATCCTGTTGCCAGGCTCGAAAAGTATTTCCAATCGCACCCTGTTGCTGGCCGCGCTGGCCGAGGGCGTTACTGAGGTCAAGGCTCTGCTTGCTTCCGACGACACCCAGCATATGCTGGGTGCACTCAAACAACTGGGCGTCAACTGGACACAACATGGCGATAGCCGGAATTACCGGGTGGAGGGTGTGGGCGGCGAGTTTCCGGTGAAGTTGGCCGACCTGTTTCTGGGTAATGCCGGTACTGCCTTTCGTCCGCTGACTGCCGCTCTGGCGCTGTCTCACGGTGAATACCGATTGAGCGGCGTGCCACGCATGCACGAGCGGCCGATCGGTGACCTGGTCGATGCGTTGCGCCAGCTTGGTGCGGATATCGCCTACATTGGCAACGATGGCTATCCACCGCTTGCTATCAAGCCGGCAGCGATCCAGGCAGGTCGGGTGAGCGTGCGCGGCAACGTGTCCAGCCAGTTTCTCACGGCGCTACTGATGGCCGCCCCGCTGGCGCGGCAGGACGTGACTATCGAGGTGGTCGGCGAACTGATCTCCAAGCCGTATATCGAGATCACCCTGAATCTGATGAGCCGATTCGGTGTCGAGGTCGAACGTCAAGGCTGGCAGGCATTTACCATTCATGCCGGACAGACCTATCGCAGCCCGGGCATGATCCATGTCGAGGGCGATGCTTCGAGCGCTTCCTATTTTCTGGCTGCCGGTGCGATTGGCGGCGGACCTGTGCGGGTCGAAGGTGTGGGAAAAGTCAGTATCCAGGGCGACGTGCGCTTTGCCGAGGCGCTGGCGCAGATGGGCGCCGAAGTTTCCATGGGCGATAACTGGATCGAGGCGCGCGCACCCAAAGGAGGGAAACTCAAGGCTCTAGACCTCGACTGCAACCATATTCCCGACGCAGCGATGACTCTGGCGATAGCAGCCCTGTTTGCCGACGGAACGACCACCCTGCGCAACATCGCCAGTTGGCGGGTCAAGGAAACCGACCGCATTGCCGCCATGGCGACCGAACTACGCAAGGTTGGCGCAATAGTCGAGGAAGGGCCGGACTATATCTGCGTTACTCCCCCTGACGCTTCACGTCTTACCTCTCACGCTAGCATAGACACCTATGACGATCACCGCATGGCGATGTGCTTTTCCCTGGTGGCGCTGGGTGGCGTGCCGGTCAGGATCAACGAACCCAAGTGCGTTGCCAAGACCTTCCCCGACTATTTCGAACGCCTGAGTTCAATAGCAAAAACGGCTTAA